The Vibrio aerogenes nucleotide sequence GATGTGCAGCATGAAGCCAATTTTTGGGCGCGGGCCGTCTCTTTCACTTCGCTTATTTTTTGCAGTTGTATTATCAGCCAGCCTCATGCTGGCTGATAACCGTTTAAATGCCTTTTCTCAGGTGCGTTATGTGCTGAACAGTGTCGTCGCTCCGATACAGTATGCAGCGAATTTACCCCGGGTTGTATTTGATGGGCTTTATGAACGTTTGAATAGTTATCAGAACTTGCTGGAAGTCAACCGGCAGTTGAAAAAAGACGTTCTGACTCTGAAGAGTGATTTAGTCTTACTGAATCAGTATGAGGAGGAGAATCAGAGGCTCAGGAAACTGTTGGGATCATCCTTTGTCCGGGACGAGAAAAAAATGGTCACGGAGGTGATGGCTGTTGATACCTCTCCATATACACATCAGGTTGTGATTGATAAAGGTAAAATCGACGGTGTTTATGAAGGCCAGCCAGTGATTAATGAGAAAGGTGTCGTTGGCCAGGTCACATTTGTTGCTGCGCATAACAGTCGGGTCTTACTGCTAATTGATGCCAACAGTGCGATTCCGGTCCAGGATTTAAGAAATGATATCCGCGTTATTGCGTCTGGAAATGGTCAGTCAGAATATATTCAACTAGAACATATTCCGGGAAGTACCGATATTGAAGAAGGGGACTTGTTGGCTTCTTCTGGTCTGGGTGGTGTTTATCCCGAAGGATATCCGGTTGCAAGGGTGACAAGAGTTGATCGGGATACCCGCAGAGAATTTGCTGTGATTGAGGCTGTACCGGTTGTGGAATTTGATCGGTTACGTTATTTGTTGTTGGTATGGCCAAACGAGGAAAGGCAGCAAAAAGCAAGGTTATCCTCTCCTGAACAATTTGGTAAAGGGGAAAAGCATGGGGACTAGTGTTTTTCGTGGCCATCTGGTGATTTGGGCCTCTTTTCTTTGTGCTCTGATTTTACAGACAATCCCCTGGCCCGGTACTTTGGATCTTCTTCGTCCGTCATGGATTTTACTGATTGTTTGTTATTGGGTACTGGCATTGCCTCACCGGGTGAATGTCGGTACGGCTCTGATTCTCGGATTACTTTGGGATTTGATTTTAGGTTCGACACTGGGAATCCGTGGCATGATGATGTCTGTTGTTGTGTATCTGGTTGCAATGAACTTTTTGATACTCAGGAATATGGCATTGTGGCAGCAGGCCGTGGTGATGGGGCTGCTGACGATATTCCTGGATTTACTCATTTTTGCCGGAGAGTTTATGGTCCGGATGGTTGAATTCAATCCCTTATCGCTATGGAGTGGGGTTATCAGCTGTGTTTTATGGCCCTGGATGTTTTTATTACTCCGCAGGGTGAGACGCTACTGGAATATCAAATGACAACATCACAACTCTTTCTTGCATCAGCCTCTCCAAGACGAAAAGAATTATTGACTCAACTGGGCTATCAGTTTGAAATCCTTGTTTCTGATATTGAAGAAAAAAGAAAAGAACATGAATCGCCCGAGGCTTATGTTTCGCGCCTGTCGGTTGAAAAAGCGGATGCTTGTCTGAAACAAACAAAGCTGCCTCAAGCTGTTATCCTGGGGGCCGATACCATTGTGGTTACAGCCGGAAAAGAAATTCTGGAAAAACCAGATAATTTTGCCCATTCACATCAAATGCTGCGATTGTTATCCGGAAGCTGCCATGAAGTGATGACAGCGATAACTGTGATGAATTCACATCATTCGGAAACCATGCTTGTAAAAACGAAAGTCTGGTTCAAAGATTTATCTGAACAGGACATTGAGCAGTACTGGTTATCCGGAGAACCATGCGACAAAGCCGGCAGTTATGGGATTCAGGGAATTGGTGGAAAATTTGTAACCAGAATTGAAGGAAGTTATCACGCAGTGGTTGGGTTACCTTTATATGAAGCAGACCTGCTTTTGCATCAGTTTTTATCCGATTAGAATAATGAAGGGGCGCTCATGAGTGCTGAGTTGTTGTTAAATGTAACGCCAAGTGAAACGCGTGTGGCGATGATAGAAGATGGTATCCTGCAGGAAATCCACATTGAGCGTGATGCGAAGCGTGGGATTGTAGGGAATATCTATAAAGGTAAAGTCAGCCGGATTTTACCTGGAATGCAGGCCGCATTTATCGACATCGGACTTGATAAAGCCGCATTTTTACACGCATCGGATATCGTGCCGCACACCGAGTGTGTTGCAGAAAATGAAAAACAACAGTTTCAGGTTCGTGATATTTCAGAATTAGTCCGGCAGGGACAGGATATTGTTGTTCAGGTGGTCAAAGATCCTTTGGGGACCAAAGGCGCTCGTCTGACGACCGATATTACTTTGCCTTCGCGGTATTTGGTTTTTATGCCGGGAGCCAGTCATGTCGGTGTTTCCCAGAGAATTGAGAGCGAGAAAGAACGGGAGCGTCTGAAAGACATCGTTTCTCATTATTGTGATGAGCTGGGTGGATTTATCATCCGGACTGCAGCCGAAAGTGCCGATGAAAAAGAGCTTTCTCAGGATGCAGCATTCCTCAAGCGTTTGTGGTCTAAAGTTCTTGAGCGTCGGTCAAGATATAAGACACGAACCAAATTGTACGGGGAACCGGGATTATCTCAGCGCATTTTAAGAGATTTTGTTGGAGCCGATCTGACCAAAGTATTAGTTGATTCCCGTCTTGAGTATGAAAATTTAAAAGATTTTACTTCTGAATATGTTCCGGAGCTTTTTGATAAGCTGGCTCTCTATGAAGGTGATAAGCCGATTTTCGATATGTACGATATTGAGAACGAAATTCAGCGTTCTCTGGATCGGAAAGTTAACCTTAAATCAGGTGGTTATCTGATTATCGATCAAACCGAAGCGATGACGACGATTGATATTAATACCGGCGCTTTTGTTGGCAGAAGAAATCTGGAAGACACTATTTTTAACACCAATATTGAAGCGACACAGGCGATTGCCCGTCAGCTCAGGTTAAGAAACCTTGGGGGGATTATTATCATTGATTTCATTGATATGTCTTCAGATGAGCATCGTCAACGTGTGCTGGCTTCACTGGAAATGGCGTTAGCTTCTGACCGGGTCAAAACGAATGTGAATGGCTTTACTCAGCTTGGTTTGGTCGAAATGACCCGAAAACGGACCCGTGAAAGTATTGAACATGTGCTTTGTTCTATATGTCCGGCCTGTGAAGGTCGTGGTTATGTGAAAACTGTTGAGACCGTCTGTTTTGAAATCCTCAGAGAAATTACCCGGGTCAACCGGGCTTATGACTCAGATAAGTTTGTGGTTTATGCTTCTCCTGCTGTTGCCGAAACCTTACAGGGTGATGAATCTCATGCTTTAGCTGAACTGGAAGTCTTTATTGGTAAGCAAGTCAGGATTCAAACTGAACCTTTGTATGTTCAGGAACAATTTGATGTTGTGATGATGTAGTTCGGGGAGCGTTGGACATTGTGCGTATCGTTATTTCCCATGTTGTACAATATCTACTGTGGTTGCTGATTAGCACTTTAGTTTTACTGGCTTTGGTGATAACGGCACTCCGGGTTGTGCTGCCACACATGAATCAGTACCAGGCTTCAATTACTGAATGGATCGAGCACCAAACAGGGATTGAGACGTCAGTCGATGAAGTTGGGGGAACGTGGAAAAATACCAGTCCGTCTTTGTCTCTTCAGGGAGTAAAGGCACATCTGCCCGATGGTTCAGATATATCGCTTCATGTTGACAGTATTGATCTTGAATTTGACTTGTTAAAGTCACTGCTCCAGTGGCAGCCGGTTATCGCTAATCTGAAAATTCATAATTTGCGTCTGGATATATCGTCAGTTGATTTAATGGCTCTCTATGATGATGAAGAGCTTGCTCCGGCCGGGACGCATAATAATGACTCCCAGCGCGAAACTATCCGGTTACTTGATAATGTATTTTTACGGCAGCTTGATGATTTTTCTGTTCTTGACTCTGCAATTCGATACCGGGCGATTTCCGGTGAAGTCCGGCAGTTAAATATTGAACGTTTGAAATGGCGTAATGACGATCATCGTCATCAGGCCCGTGGAATAGTCAGTATTGCAAACACAGGCATCAACTCTCTCTCCGTCAGTGCTGATTTCAGAGATTTTGATTCTTTCAGGGATATTTCAGGTCAGTTTTATCTGAGCTCAGACAATATAGAAATCGGGTCCTGGATTACTCAGTATTCTAAAAAAGAGACCGGAATTAAAGGCGGGCAGCTGAGCTTCAATGCATGGCTGACTTTAAAGCATAATCAGCCAGTCGATGGCTATGTTCAGCTACATCCCTCAACAATTCGGTTATCAGAAGATCAGGATGACCAGCTTCAGTTTGGCAGCGGTGTTTTTAAATTAGTTCCTGATAAAAAAGGCGTTGTTGTTCAGGCAGAAAATATACGAATTGCCTATGATAAACAGCAATGGCCCGCGCTTAGCTTTTTGCTGGAGTGGCAGCCTTCTGGCTGGAAAATTAATTTGCCGCGACTGGATATTGGCGCTATGACCCGGTTTGCCAGGCAGCTTCCTGTCTCTGCTCAGGTCAAAAAAATACTGCATAGCCTGAACCCGCAGGGGCAACTGAATGATATCCGTATTGCCGGTACCCCCTCAGACATTCGCTATTCTGCACAATTGACTGATGGTGCAATCTCTCAGTGGTATTTGTTGCCGGAAGCACATCATTTGCAGGCAAGGATTTCCGGTAACAGCCATAAAGCCGTGATTTCGGCGGATTTGATTGATGAAAAATTGCCATATGGTGATGTTTTTCAGGCACCGCTGCGTATTCATCAGGGGCATGTGAATTTAGTCTGGGAGTCTGGTCATGACGGATGGTCTTTGTGGTCGGATAAGGTTGCGGTAGAAACACCGGATTTAAAGGTACTTGGTGCATTTAAACTGGATTTTCCGGAAGGGAAAAGTCCGTTTTTGTCATTTTACACTGAAGTTGACCTGGTCAAAGCCGGAGAAGTATGGCGCTATTTACCGATCCGCGCGATCAGCGATAATTTGACTGATTATCTGTCTGCCGCATTTCAGGCCGGGCAGGCCAAAACATCAAAATTACTCTGGTATGGTGCTCTGGACGCTTTTCCTTATGCACATCATAATGGTGTATTTCAGGCGGCCGTTTCTTTAAAAAATGCCCGTTTCAGCTATGACACGGCATGGCCTCCTTTAACTAATCTTCAGGCAGATATTCTGTTCCAGAATGAGTCAATGTCTCTGGCGTCTGAACATGCAGAGCTGATGAATGTAAAAGCGCAGCATGTCACAGGCAGAATTCCCCGTCTGGTTAGTGACGGACATATTGATATTGAGGTGAAGGCGCAGGCAAAAGGGAATGATGTCCGGGATTTTATGACATCGACACCATTAGTGGACACGGTTGGTGCTGCGCTGACGGCTGTTCAGGTGAGAGGAAATGTTCAATCTGAATTTAAGCTGAAAATTCCGTTTGAAAGTCATCATGATGAGAGAGCATGGGGATGGGCCGATTTAAAAAATAATCGTGTTGAAATTCAGTCTCCTTCAATTGATTTACAATCGGTTTCCGGGCGTATTTACTTTGATAATGATGTCCTGAAAGCACCAAAGTTGCGCGGAAAGCTTCTGGGACAGAAGATCGCATTAGATTTTAATGGTGAGAGTGGTAAAAAGGGTTATAACGTTCACATCAATACCGGCGGGCTGTGGCAGGTTCGCCCACTGGAAAAGTATCTTGAGAAGAAGTGGATTCAGCCACTTAAAGGTCAGTCTTTGTGGGGGATGGGAATTGACCTCCAGCTCCATGATATCGGATTCTCTTATCAGATGAATTTGGATGCAGACCTGAAAGCTGTTTCAAGTCAATATCCATATCCTTTAAATAAACCGGCAGGTAAGGCAGGAAAGGCTATTCTGCAGGTTTCCGGAAATCAGGAAACTATCAGTGCGCGTGTTCAGGTCCCCGGTGGGAAGTTTCAGACTGAAATTGATATAACCCAAGCGAAACCTGTACTGGATGCGACCTACTGGCTGATTGGTAACGGCAGCTTTAAAGTGAGCCCGGTTGTTGGCAATTCAGTTTTGGTCCGCACAGATCGTTTCAATTTTGATCAATGGCTTGAACTAACCTCAGCTGAAAAACCTGCTTCTGAGAGACCGTCTTCTGAAAAAACTTCTGCTGATAACCCGCCTGCATCATCTTCTGCGATGCCCGACATTCCGGTGCCTGATCATGTGGACTGGAAGGTGAAGGAGCTGACACTGGCTACTCTGGAATGGCATGATGTTGAGTTTCTTGCCCGAAGAAAAGGCCTGGGATGGCGGATGGATTTATCCAGTCAGGAGGCGACAGGAAAAGCGAATTATATTGAACCCTATGATCTGAGTGTATCACTCGATCAACTGCATCTGTATATTCCTGCTTTAGAAGACAGAACAGATGAGTCCTTGTTTATTGATGAGAGCAGGAAAAACGCCTCAGAAATCACCCGTTTTGATCGTCGCTTTCATCAGTTGATGCCAAATCTGACATTGGTGATCGATGACTTTTGGTTTCAGGGTTATAAAGTTGGCCATTTAAATATGGACTTTCAACGACAGGGAAAAGTGTTGTCGTGGAAGAAAATTGATATTACCAGCGGAACGAACGAGGTTCATGCGACGGGAGAGTGGTTGCTGGACGGGAACAAGAGTCATACCAAACTGGACTTGACTCTGAAAGGCGAGAACAATAGTGATCTGATGGAGCGGTTTGGGATTACTTCAGGTATTCAGAAAGCACCATTTTCGATGACAAGTCAGGCCGAGTGGGAAGGCGCTCCATGGTCGATGCAGCTGAATACCCTGAAAGGAGAAATCAGCTCTGAATTAGGCAAAGGAACTGTATCAGATGTGAGTGGTGCGGCTCGTTTACTGGGTATTTTCAGTCTTGATTCCATTATTCGTAAAATGCAGCTGGACTTTAGTGATGTGTTTGATCAGGGAATGGCATTTGATTCCATTGAAGGCAAAGGAACCATTTCTCAGGGCGTTTTTGTCACGAATAATATCTCAATGGATGCTGTTGCTGGCGATATGCAGATTAAAGGTATTGTGGATTTGAATACCCGGATGATTGATGCAGAAGTCCATTTTGTTCCTGATATTACCTCTGGTATTCCGGTTTTGAGTGCGTTTGCTGTTACGCCGCAAACTGCATTATATGTTTTGGCGATTACAACGGTGATTTCTCCTGTTGTTGAAGTCTTTACTGAGGTTGATTACTCAGTGAAAGGGCCGATCGATAACCCTGTTGTGAAAGAAATCTCCAGGCGTAAAGGAGAATTTAAATTACCGGAGAAGTTCCGGAGTAAAGCAAAGAAACAGGAGGCCACCAAATGAGTTGTGTTGGTTTGATTCAGATGACATCCGTTCCTCAGCCAGAGATCAATATTTCATTGATTGAATCGCAGGTTTCATCCTTGGTATCTCAGGGAGCTCAGTGGATTGTGACACCTGAAAATGCAATCGTGTTTGGTACAAAACAAGATTATCATACGCATGCAGAGTATCTAAATCAGGGACCAGTTCAGAAATCATTGTCGGATATTGCGCGTCAATACTCGGTTTGGCTGGTGGTTGGCAGCTTTCCTGTCCGGACTCAGCATGGTGTGACTACCACTATGCTCGTTTATAACGACTGTGGTGAATTAGCTGCATCTTACGATAAACTACATATGTTTGATGTGGATGTTGAAGACAGTCATCGTCGCTACCGGGAGTCTGAAATATTTCATCCCGGAGATCAGATTCGGGTGGTTTCAACACCATTTGGTGAGCTTGGGTTATCAATTTGTTATGATGTTCGTTTTCCCCATTTATACTCTGCACTACGTCATGCAGGTGCACAGATAATTTTGGTCCCGGCTGCTTTTACTGCGGTTACCGGGCGGGCTCACTGGGAGGTACTGCTTCGGGCCAGAGCTATTGAGACACAATGCTGGATTGTTGCTGTCAATCAAGGTGGCATTCACCCCGGAGGCCGCGAAACCTGGGGCCACTCGATGGTCATTGATCCATGGGGAAATATTGTCGCGGGCTCAGATCAAGCGCCTGAAAGTTTCGTTACCCAAATTGATCTTGGCTTATTGAATGAAGTAAGGACATCGATGCCGGTTGTTACACATTCAAGATTTGAAAATCATTTTTTACCAAAAAAGAGCGAATTATGACCATTAAGCATATAGAGGATGCTTTGCTTCATCCCACCGGATTGACAGAACAGCATCTGGAGCAGACGTTATCAGAAATGATGACAAGACAAATTGATTATGCAGATATTTATTTCCAGTCCAGCTGGCATGAATCGTTAGTTTTGGAAGATGGTTTGATCAAAGATGGCTCTTTTAATATCGACCGGGGAGTGGGTGTCCGGGCTGTAGCCGGAGAGAAAACCGGTTTTGCTTATTCAGATCAACTGACTACAGAAGCATTATCTCAGAGTGCCAATGCAGCCCGGGGTATTGCCAGACAAGGGAAAAATGGTCAGCAAGCCGCATTCTCCCGTCAAGATCATCCGGCCGCTTATGGTGATGTCAATCCGTTAAACAGTTGGGAAAAAGAGCAAAAAACGGCGTTGTTAAAAGAATTAGATGCTTATATCCGGACAAAAGAGCCATTAGTGCAGGAAGTGAGTATTAGTCTGACTGGTGTCTATGAACAAATACTTGTCGCAGCCACTGATGGAACTTATGCCGGAGACGTTCGTCCACTGGTGCGTTTATCGATTAGTGTACTGGCTCAAAGGGGCGATCGGCGTGAACGTGGCAGCTCTGGTGGTGGTGGAAGGTTTGGATATGACTATTTTCTGTCAGATGAATCCGGAAGCAAAATCGCATACCAGTACGCAGATGAAGCTATCCGGCAGGCCATGGTGAATCTGGATGCTATCGATGCACCGGCAGGAACAATGCCTGTTGTTCTGGGTGCTGGCTGGCCTGGTGTTTTGCTTCATGAAGCGGTCGGACATGGTTTGGAAGGGGATTTTAACCGCAAAGGTTCCTCTGTTTTTTCCGGGAAAATGGGCCAGCAGGTTACATCAAAACTATGTACGATTGTCGATGATGGCACCTTAAAAGATTTAAGAGGCTCTTTAAACATTGATGATGAAGGTGTGCCCGGACAATATAATGTTTTGATTGAAAATGGACAGCTGAAAGGATACATGCAGGATAAGCTGAACGCACGCTTAATGAATGTGTCTCCGACAGGAAACGGACGGCGGGAGTCATATGCGCACCTGCCTATGCCCAGAATGACAAATACCTATATGCTGCCGGGTGAGCATTCACCGGAAGAGATCATCGCCACTGTTGAAAAAGGGGTTTATGCGCCAAACTTTGGTGGTGGTCAGGTGGACATTACTTCGGGTAAGTTTGTCTTTTCAGCTTCTGAAGCTTATTTGATTGAAAAAGGTAAAATTACCCGGCCAATCAAAGGGGCGACATTGATCGGTTCAGGTATTGAAGCGATGCAGCAAGTTTCCATGGTTGGTAATGATTTACAAATCGATCGCGGTGTTGGCGTCTGCGGTAAGTCCGGGCAGAGTCTTCCGGTTGGGGTTGGACAGCCAACGCTGAAGTTAGATGCATTAACCGTTGGCGGAACCGATTAAATACATAATGCCCAAACACCCTGTGTCGTATATCTTCAGGTCGTTTGGGTCAATCTGTATATACCTTCCGGTTGTATGGGATAGCAGGCGGATAGATTGAAAATAACTGGAGTATCTTATGTCTCAGGAAGATGAATACCTGTCGGTAGAAGCATTGATTGAATTGCAGCAGGAAGAAACACGGGGGATTATTCAGGCTTTGCTTGACGATGGAAGTGAGCCTGATGCACGCTATGAAATCGAGCATCATCTGTTTGCTGAGGATTTTGAGCAGCTGGAGAAGGCAGTCGTTGAAGCTTTCAAAATGGGATTTGAAGTTCTGGAAGCTGAGGAAGCGGAAGATGAAGACGGTCAGCTGCTTTATTGTTGTGATGCAACCATGGAGTCTG carries:
- a CDS encoding Maf family protein, with the protein product MTTSQLFLASASPRRKELLTQLGYQFEILVSDIEEKRKEHESPEAYVSRLSVEKADACLKQTKLPQAVILGADTIVVTAGKEILEKPDNFAHSHQMLRLLSGSCHEVMTAITVMNSHHSETMLVKTKVWFKDLSEQDIEQYWLSGEPCDKAGSYGIQGIGGKFVTRIEGSYHAVVGLPLYEADLLLHQFLSD
- the mreC gene encoding rod shape-determining protein MreC codes for the protein MKPIFGRGPSLSLRLFFAVVLSASLMLADNRLNAFSQVRYVLNSVVAPIQYAANLPRVVFDGLYERLNSYQNLLEVNRQLKKDVLTLKSDLVLLNQYEEENQRLRKLLGSSFVRDEKKMVTEVMAVDTSPYTHQVVIDKGKIDGVYEGQPVINEKGVVGQVTFVAAHNSRVLLLIDANSAIPVQDLRNDIRVIASGNGQSEYIQLEHIPGSTDIEEGDLLASSGLGGVYPEGYPVARVTRVDRDTRREFAVIEAVPVVEFDRLRYLLLVWPNEERQQKARLSSPEQFGKGEKHGD
- the rraB gene encoding ribonuclease E inhibitor RraB; this encodes MSQEDEYLSVEALIELQQEETRGIIQALLDDGSEPDARYEIEHHLFAEDFEQLEKAVVEAFKMGFEVLEAEEAEDEDGQLLYCCDATMESALDPKVIDEQAEKLIRLAEKYDIIYDGWGTYYEGEDAIYPDEDDDEEA
- the tldD gene encoding metalloprotease TldD; this encodes MTIKHIEDALLHPTGLTEQHLEQTLSEMMTRQIDYADIYFQSSWHESLVLEDGLIKDGSFNIDRGVGVRAVAGEKTGFAYSDQLTTEALSQSANAARGIARQGKNGQQAAFSRQDHPAAYGDVNPLNSWEKEQKTALLKELDAYIRTKEPLVQEVSISLTGVYEQILVAATDGTYAGDVRPLVRLSISVLAQRGDRRERGSSGGGGRFGYDYFLSDESGSKIAYQYADEAIRQAMVNLDAIDAPAGTMPVVLGAGWPGVLLHEAVGHGLEGDFNRKGSSVFSGKMGQQVTSKLCTIVDDGTLKDLRGSLNIDDEGVPGQYNVLIENGQLKGYMQDKLNARLMNVSPTGNGRRESYAHLPMPRMTNTYMLPGEHSPEEIIATVEKGVYAPNFGGGQVDITSGKFVFSASEAYLIEKGKITRPIKGATLIGSGIEAMQQVSMVGNDLQIDRGVGVCGKSGQSLPVGVGQPTLKLDALTVGGTD
- the rng gene encoding ribonuclease G; this encodes MSAELLLNVTPSETRVAMIEDGILQEIHIERDAKRGIVGNIYKGKVSRILPGMQAAFIDIGLDKAAFLHASDIVPHTECVAENEKQQFQVRDISELVRQGQDIVVQVVKDPLGTKGARLTTDITLPSRYLVFMPGASHVGVSQRIESEKERERLKDIVSHYCDELGGFIIRTAAESADEKELSQDAAFLKRLWSKVLERRSRYKTRTKLYGEPGLSQRILRDFVGADLTKVLVDSRLEYENLKDFTSEYVPELFDKLALYEGDKPIFDMYDIENEIQRSLDRKVNLKSGGYLIIDQTEAMTTIDINTGAFVGRRNLEDTIFNTNIEATQAIARQLRLRNLGGIIIIDFIDMSSDEHRQRVLASLEMALASDRVKTNVNGFTQLGLVEMTRKRTRESIEHVLCSICPACEGRGYVKTVETVCFEILREITRVNRAYDSDKFVVYASPAVAETLQGDESHALAELEVFIGKQVRIQTEPLYVQEQFDVVMM
- the mreD gene encoding rod shape-determining protein MreD, whose protein sequence is MGTSVFRGHLVIWASFLCALILQTIPWPGTLDLLRPSWILLIVCYWVLALPHRVNVGTALILGLLWDLILGSTLGIRGMMMSVVVYLVAMNFLILRNMALWQQAVVMGLLTIFLDLLIFAGEFMVRMVEFNPLSLWSGVISCVLWPWMFLLLRRVRRYWNIK
- a CDS encoding YhdP family protein; its protein translation is MRIVISHVVQYLLWLLISTLVLLALVITALRVVLPHMNQYQASITEWIEHQTGIETSVDEVGGTWKNTSPSLSLQGVKAHLPDGSDISLHVDSIDLEFDLLKSLLQWQPVIANLKIHNLRLDISSVDLMALYDDEELAPAGTHNNDSQRETIRLLDNVFLRQLDDFSVLDSAIRYRAISGEVRQLNIERLKWRNDDHRHQARGIVSIANTGINSLSVSADFRDFDSFRDISGQFYLSSDNIEIGSWITQYSKKETGIKGGQLSFNAWLTLKHNQPVDGYVQLHPSTIRLSEDQDDQLQFGSGVFKLVPDKKGVVVQAENIRIAYDKQQWPALSFLLEWQPSGWKINLPRLDIGAMTRFARQLPVSAQVKKILHSLNPQGQLNDIRIAGTPSDIRYSAQLTDGAISQWYLLPEAHHLQARISGNSHKAVISADLIDEKLPYGDVFQAPLRIHQGHVNLVWESGHDGWSLWSDKVAVETPDLKVLGAFKLDFPEGKSPFLSFYTEVDLVKAGEVWRYLPIRAISDNLTDYLSAAFQAGQAKTSKLLWYGALDAFPYAHHNGVFQAAVSLKNARFSYDTAWPPLTNLQADILFQNESMSLASEHAELMNVKAQHVTGRIPRLVSDGHIDIEVKAQAKGNDVRDFMTSTPLVDTVGAALTAVQVRGNVQSEFKLKIPFESHHDERAWGWADLKNNRVEIQSPSIDLQSVSGRIYFDNDVLKAPKLRGKLLGQKIALDFNGESGKKGYNVHINTGGLWQVRPLEKYLEKKWIQPLKGQSLWGMGIDLQLHDIGFSYQMNLDADLKAVSSQYPYPLNKPAGKAGKAILQVSGNQETISARVQVPGGKFQTEIDITQAKPVLDATYWLIGNGSFKVSPVVGNSVLVRTDRFNFDQWLELTSAEKPASERPSSEKTSADNPPASSSAMPDIPVPDHVDWKVKELTLATLEWHDVEFLARRKGLGWRMDLSSQEATGKANYIEPYDLSVSLDQLHLYIPALEDRTDESLFIDESRKNASEITRFDRRFHQLMPNLTLVIDDFWFQGYKVGHLNMDFQRQGKVLSWKKIDITSGTNEVHATGEWLLDGNKSHTKLDLTLKGENNSDLMERFGITSGIQKAPFSMTSQAEWEGAPWSMQLNTLKGEISSELGKGTVSDVSGAARLLGIFSLDSIIRKMQLDFSDVFDQGMAFDSIEGKGTISQGVFVTNNISMDAVAGDMQIKGIVDLNTRMIDAEVHFVPDITSGIPVLSAFAVTPQTALYVLAITTVISPVVEVFTEVDYSVKGPIDNPVVKEISRRKGEFKLPEKFRSKAKKQEATK
- a CDS encoding carbon-nitrogen hydrolase family protein, with protein sequence MSCVGLIQMTSVPQPEINISLIESQVSSLVSQGAQWIVTPENAIVFGTKQDYHTHAEYLNQGPVQKSLSDIARQYSVWLVVGSFPVRTQHGVTTTMLVYNDCGELAASYDKLHMFDVDVEDSHRRYRESEIFHPGDQIRVVSTPFGELGLSICYDVRFPHLYSALRHAGAQIILVPAAFTAVTGRAHWEVLLRARAIETQCWIVAVNQGGIHPGGRETWGHSMVIDPWGNIVAGSDQAPESFVTQIDLGLLNEVRTSMPVVTHSRFENHFLPKKSEL